One region of Salinibacterium sp. TMP30 genomic DNA includes:
- a CDS encoding IS30 family transposase, producing the protein MAAYSDAKRQEFLRLRREGVSRREAAGRLGIEAHQALDWDKGIRVFSKGRIYPDRRIVLYRPAERLANVKNPRTAWVQGGRVALARVEQVIDSRYLSLLERERLKDLQSLGLSIRRIATMMGRSPSTISRELRRNTVSRHGYLPHNAHRTSAKRRERPRASKLAAKGPLHDYVEAKLAKRWSPEQISHRLRRDFPHDETMRVSGETIYQAIYVHLHGELKREFARSLRRGRSARKSQRDPHARASRFVDPMTPLTERPAEVESRAVPGHWEGDLIVGAGSRSAVATVVERSTRYVVLGYLPVERTAEAVRDSLIAAFSGLPSSLRRTLTWDQGAEMSEHSSVAMVTNMKVYFYDPASPWQRGTNENTNGLLRQYLPRRSDLRIRSLEELTAIADELNGRPRKSLNWDTPAERIAALLNTT; encoded by the coding sequence ATGGCGGCCTATTCGGATGCGAAGCGGCAGGAGTTCCTCCGGTTGCGACGCGAGGGTGTATCCCGGCGTGAGGCCGCGGGCCGGCTCGGGATCGAGGCGCATCAGGCGCTGGACTGGGACAAAGGTATTCGGGTGTTTTCCAAGGGGCGCATCTACCCCGATCGTCGTATTGTGCTTTACCGTCCGGCCGAGAGACTGGCTAATGTGAAGAATCCAAGAACTGCGTGGGTGCAGGGTGGACGAGTTGCTCTGGCCAGGGTCGAGCAGGTCATCGATTCCCGTTACCTCAGTCTGTTGGAGCGGGAACGTTTGAAGGATCTGCAGTCATTGGGGCTGTCTATCAGGCGTATCGCGACGATGATGGGTCGCTCACCGTCGACGATCAGCCGTGAATTGCGGCGCAACACCGTCAGCCGGCATGGATACCTGCCCCACAACGCCCATCGAACGTCGGCCAAGCGACGAGAGCGTCCGAGGGCCTCGAAACTTGCCGCCAAGGGGCCGCTTCACGACTACGTCGAGGCAAAGCTGGCCAAGCGGTGGTCTCCGGAGCAGATCAGTCACCGGCTTCGGCGAGACTTTCCTCATGACGAGACAATGCGTGTGAGTGGCGAGACGATCTATCAGGCGATCTACGTCCACCTGCATGGGGAACTGAAACGCGAGTTTGCCCGGTCGCTGCGGCGAGGTCGATCCGCCCGGAAGTCGCAACGTGATCCCCATGCCCGGGCCAGCCGGTTCGTTGATCCGATGACGCCATTGACTGAGCGGCCCGCGGAGGTTGAGAGTCGAGCGGTTCCCGGGCACTGGGAGGGAGATCTGATTGTTGGGGCGGGTAGCCGATCGGCGGTCGCGACCGTTGTCGAGCGCAGCACCCGATACGTTGTCCTCGGATATCTCCCGGTGGAGCGCACCGCGGAAGCTGTCAGAGACAGCCTCATTGCAGCCTTTTCGGGACTCCCCTCGAGCCTTCGTCGCACGCTCACCTGGGATCAAGGCGCCGAGATGAGCGAACACAGCAGCGTCGCGATGGTGACGAACATGAAGGTCTACTTTTACGATCCTGCCTCACCCTGGCAGCGCGGCACGAATGAGAACACGAACGGGCTGCTGCGCCAATACCTACCCCGGCGCAGCGACCTCAGAATTCGAAGCCTCGAGGAACTCACCGCCATCGCGGACGAACTCAACGGGCGCCCCCGGAAATCCCTCAACTGGGACACCCCCGCGGAGCGCATAGCTGCTTTACTAAACACAACATAG
- a CDS encoding IS3 family transposase: MIRFIDVMKDRFGVELVCRTMRAAEVGFVTARGYRAAKGRPASARTLSDQLIGGEIARLHAENYGVYGVRKMHRLLKRQGWEIGRDQTGRLMRAQGLRGVKRSKRVFTTKSDPAGRRPTDLVQRRFHADAPRKLWVVDVTYVRTS, from the coding sequence ATGATCCGCTTCATCGACGTGATGAAGGATCGTTTTGGGGTCGAGCTCGTCTGCCGCACGATGCGCGCAGCTGAGGTGGGATTCGTGACGGCCCGCGGGTATCGTGCGGCGAAAGGCCGCCCGGCGTCGGCGAGAACCCTGTCGGATCAGCTAATCGGCGGCGAGATCGCACGGCTTCACGCCGAGAACTATGGCGTCTACGGGGTCCGGAAAATGCATCGCCTGCTGAAGCGGCAGGGTTGGGAGATCGGCCGGGATCAGACCGGGCGACTCATGCGAGCCCAGGGGCTGCGCGGCGTCAAACGGTCAAAGCGGGTGTTCACGACGAAATCGGATCCAGCAGGGCGACGCCCCACGGATCTCGTGCAGCGACGCTTCCACGCTGATGCACCGCGCAAGCTCTGGGTCGTTGACGTGACGTATGTGCGCACCTCTTGA
- a CDS encoding transposase, with product MTNPYPADFRERALRMLAQARPDHLSDFAAASHVAGRLGVNPETLRLWKKRANIDAGREPGTTSEAQVEIKRLKKQIVELEKANEILRSASVFFATELGRTSSR from the coding sequence ATGACTAACCCTTACCCAGCCGATTTTCGTGAGCGTGCGTTGCGGATGCTCGCGCAGGCTCGTCCTGATCACCTGTCTGATTTCGCTGCGGCCAGCCATGTCGCCGGCCGGCTTGGCGTGAATCCTGAAACGTTGCGGTTATGGAAGAAGCGTGCCAATATCGACGCCGGTCGTGAGCCCGGGACGACCTCCGAGGCGCAGGTGGAGATCAAACGGTTGAAGAAGCAGATCGTGGAGCTAGAGAAGGCGAACGAGATCCTGCGGTCTGCGAGCGTATTTTTCGCCACCGAGCTCGGCCGCACCTCGTCGAGATGA
- a CDS encoding Rid family detoxifying hydrolase: MSFEVIETTNAPAPGGAYSQAVKGGGLVSFSGQVGLEPDSGALADGVAAQTRQALKNLDAVLKAAHVSKGDVIKTTCFLTDIANFAEFNKEYEDFFGPYKPARSTVGVGLAGSYLIEIEAFAIVPETQP, encoded by the coding sequence ATGTCATTTGAAGTAATCGAAACTACCAATGCACCCGCCCCAGGCGGAGCATATTCACAGGCTGTAAAAGGTGGTGGTTTAGTCTCGTTCTCGGGTCAAGTCGGCCTGGAACCTGACTCGGGGGCACTGGCTGATGGTGTCGCCGCGCAGACGAGGCAAGCGCTAAAGAACCTAGACGCCGTCCTCAAGGCCGCACACGTGAGTAAGGGCGATGTAATCAAAACAACCTGCTTTCTAACGGACATCGCAAACTTTGCCGAGTTTAACAAGGAGTACGAAGATTTCTTCGGGCCCTACAAACCGGCTCGCAGCACGGTAGGTGTCGGTCTCGCTGGTAGCTATCTAATAGAAATTGAAGCTTTCGCCATCGTCCCCGAAACCCAGCCATAA
- a CDS encoding IclR family transcriptional regulator, giving the protein MGDEKRSEPVKSAGRALTLVEYVAAEGPKNFTEILEALNIPRSSAHSLLQTLTDAGWLEHEPRSKQYSLGLRAWQVGQRYRGHSDLADVAKGAMDRLVRAVGETVQIARLNGLENIYIAISESDKQMRLASSVGGRLPAHATGVGKVLLSMLDPVAAEQLLRPASLSSFTDRTITDADELLSSLESIRAQGFAMDDEEYVSGCRCVAVPLTSSSEGGMLTAISVTMPTSRTDQNWPESMLQPLRLAANEIRSTLGIPKV; this is encoded by the coding sequence GTGGGAGACGAGAAACGCAGCGAACCGGTAAAGTCCGCGGGCAGAGCGCTAACGCTTGTGGAGTATGTCGCGGCAGAAGGTCCAAAGAACTTTACAGAAATACTCGAGGCGTTGAACATTCCTCGGTCAAGCGCACACAGTTTGTTGCAAACACTTACTGATGCCGGCTGGCTTGAGCACGAGCCTCGGTCAAAGCAGTACTCTTTAGGACTTCGTGCATGGCAAGTCGGACAGCGCTATCGTGGTCATTCTGATCTCGCTGATGTTGCTAAGGGTGCTATGGATCGACTCGTCAGAGCTGTTGGCGAAACAGTACAGATCGCCAGACTTAATGGGTTGGAAAACATCTACATCGCAATAAGTGAATCTGACAAGCAAATGCGATTGGCTTCCTCTGTCGGGGGCCGCCTGCCAGCCCATGCGACCGGCGTCGGGAAAGTTCTGCTGAGTATGCTTGACCCCGTCGCGGCCGAGCAACTATTGCGACCAGCCTCGTTATCTAGTTTTACTGACAGAACTATCACTGATGCTGACGAGCTCCTTTCCTCTCTTGAAAGCATCAGAGCTCAAGGTTTCGCCATGGACGATGAAGAATACGTCAGCGGTTGTCGATGTGTGGCGGTTCCGCTAACCAGCTCGAGCGAAGGGGGAATGCTCACGGCAATTTCAGTGACCATGCCGACATCTCGTACCGATCAGAACTGGCCAGAATCAATGCTTCAGCCACTACGGCTAGCTGCCAATGAGATTCGCTCCACTTTGGGCATTCCCAAGGTCTGA
- a CDS encoding aminotransferase class V-fold PLP-dependent enzyme: MNSCRAQLAGLMGVNAQNIALVSSSSEALHRVVESIPWRTGGNVVSCDIEFPSVTLPLVSLKTRGVDVRIVANQEWRVSEDDIAASVDDNTQAIILSHVSYMSGSRFDLEKLSALARKVGALLIVDVTQSLGVVPVDATQADIVIASTYKWLLGAHGTGVVYIKDPESSLLQPEFVGWRSVQDMFAPDRFERFQLWPDARRWELGYPGFPSLYMLESSLQYLTQYSPESIEKHILQLGTVLLEGAIGHGMLNMTPLLPELRAGNIALRANEPVKLAQDLSEKGILAWGGDGRIRFSIHLFNDLSDVEAALLALTELVPSK, translated from the coding sequence ATGAATAGCTGTCGCGCTCAGCTAGCGGGACTTATGGGAGTAAATGCGCAGAATATTGCCTTGGTCTCAAGCTCGTCAGAGGCATTGCATCGGGTCGTAGAGAGTATCCCCTGGCGAACCGGAGGGAATGTGGTCAGCTGCGACATTGAGTTCCCCTCTGTGACACTCCCGCTCGTATCGCTGAAGACGCGCGGCGTAGACGTCCGCATAGTCGCCAACCAGGAGTGGCGTGTTTCAGAAGACGACATCGCGGCTTCAGTCGATGACAATACCCAGGCCATCATTCTGAGCCACGTAAGCTACATGTCCGGGTCTCGATTCGATCTGGAAAAGCTCTCGGCCCTAGCGCGAAAAGTTGGAGCTCTTTTGATCGTGGATGTCACACAGTCGCTTGGGGTCGTTCCAGTAGATGCGACGCAAGCGGACATCGTGATTGCGAGCACATACAAGTGGCTGCTTGGCGCACACGGCACTGGCGTTGTCTATATCAAGGATCCAGAATCAAGTCTGTTGCAGCCAGAATTTGTAGGGTGGCGCTCCGTTCAAGACATGTTTGCACCAGATCGCTTCGAGCGTTTCCAGCTTTGGCCTGACGCGCGCCGTTGGGAGCTTGGGTACCCAGGGTTCCCCAGCCTCTACATGCTCGAAAGCTCGCTCCAGTATTTGACTCAGTACTCACCAGAGTCGATTGAGAAACATATCCTGCAGTTGGGAACAGTGCTTTTGGAGGGTGCAATCGGTCACGGAATGTTGAATATGACCCCTCTGCTACCGGAGCTGCGCGCCGGGAATATTGCGCTCAGGGCTAATGAGCCAGTCAAGTTGGCTCAGGACCTGTCAGAAAAAGGGATCCTCGCTTGGGGTGGTGATGGGCGAATCAGATTCTCAATTCACCTCTTTAACGATCTCAGCGACGTAGAGGCGGCACTCTTGGCGTTGACGGAACTTGTCCCGTCCAAGTGA
- a CDS encoding alcohol dehydrogenase catalytic domain-containing protein yields MTEGFNIMLVLALEAYGKMVVQERPDPVAGDGEVLISTIATGICGSDIHGLTGETGRRVPGQVMGHETVGRVSAMGPSTGAAGFSVGDLVTFNPVVPCGRCDASRSGEWQHCEDRVLIGVDSTTVAAFAQYVVVPESNVVSISETMPETYGALIEPLAVAFHAVRRVVVHKDDKILVVGGGPIGQSVILAARRSGASGIIVSEIDPDRRELCEQIGAVAIDPGQEDVQAAVRRQFGSLADVSIDAVGIGKTLADAIEATKLGGRICLVGMGAPVISLDAYQVSTADKSIVGSFTYSDGDFRDAAKWVSSGPSELARLISLEVPLEEAPSLFTRLAAHDGTPGKVLVRFDS; encoded by the coding sequence ATGACAGAAGGATTCAACATAATGCTAGTTTTGGCGCTCGAAGCGTACGGAAAAATGGTTGTCCAAGAACGCCCTGATCCGGTTGCGGGCGACGGCGAAGTGCTCATTTCTACCATCGCGACGGGCATTTGCGGTTCTGACATTCACGGATTGACTGGCGAGACAGGGCGTCGCGTACCTGGTCAGGTTATGGGACACGAGACCGTCGGTCGCGTCTCCGCTATGGGCCCGAGCACTGGTGCTGCCGGTTTCTCTGTCGGAGACCTAGTCACATTCAATCCAGTAGTCCCCTGCGGGCGCTGCGATGCAAGCCGAAGCGGTGAATGGCAGCATTGCGAAGACCGCGTGCTGATTGGTGTGGATTCGACAACGGTGGCCGCCTTTGCCCAGTACGTTGTGGTTCCGGAATCGAATGTGGTGAGCATCTCTGAAACAATGCCCGAAACCTACGGTGCGCTCATCGAACCTCTCGCCGTCGCGTTTCATGCCGTCCGTCGCGTCGTCGTACACAAAGACGACAAGATTTTAGTCGTGGGTGGTGGTCCTATCGGCCAATCCGTAATTCTCGCCGCCCGCCGTAGCGGAGCTAGTGGCATCATCGTCAGTGAAATAGATCCAGATAGAAGAGAACTCTGCGAACAAATTGGCGCAGTTGCGATTGATCCTGGCCAAGAAGACGTGCAAGCCGCAGTGAGGAGGCAATTCGGAAGCCTCGCCGACGTTTCTATCGACGCGGTTGGAATTGGAAAAACCTTGGCCGACGCGATTGAGGCGACTAAACTCGGCGGACGCATATGCCTTGTGGGTATGGGAGCCCCGGTCATTAGCCTCGACGCCTACCAGGTCAGCACCGCCGATAAGTCAATCGTCGGTAGCTTCACGTATTCCGATGGTGACTTCCGGGATGCGGCAAAGTGGGTATCCTCCGGGCCCAGCGAGCTTGCGCGGCTCATTAGCCTCGAAGTTCCACTTGAAGAAGCTCCGAGTCTGTTCACGCGCCTAGCGGCACATGATGGGACGCCCGGAAAGGTGCTTGTCCGATTCGACAGCTAA
- a CDS encoding sugar ABC transporter ATP-binding protein codes for MSDISKTFPGVLAVSGVNLEILSGEIHAIVGENGAGKSTLMKILAGVYKPTSGTISWKGQTVSLASPQAGQQLGIRMVFQELSLVPDLTVAENISLGRMPKNGLFLDRKQMIRHAVEALATIGEDLDPNALIADLTISQRQLVEIARVISSGAELVALDEPTSSLTEHEAQKLLTIIRALKEKGISVIYISHRLHEVLEIADRVTVMRDGKSIDCRPATETSPSELVRVMVGRDLEDVFPKTVVEIGDVVFQAKSLTSAGRFSDISVEVRSGEIVGLAGLVGAGRTEFARAVFGLDHFDSGSCQINGIDVRPRNPAQAIRLGIAYLPEDRRLLGIVPPLTIRENLTLSSLRKVSRAGLIKRRAESVEGTQLAEYMTVSPPAIESRIDTLSGGNQQKVVLGRWLATNPSLLILDEPTRGVDVGAKAEIHRIIGKLASEGMAILMISSELPEIIAASDRVYVLHEGAISAELSREEATEENIMVAATGAAVN; via the coding sequence ATGAGTGATATCTCAAAGACCTTCCCCGGTGTCTTGGCTGTTTCTGGAGTGAACCTGGAGATTCTTAGCGGTGAGATTCACGCGATCGTCGGAGAAAATGGGGCTGGAAAGTCGACTCTCATGAAGATTCTCGCGGGCGTCTATAAACCGACTTCGGGGACTATCTCGTGGAAAGGGCAGACGGTTTCCCTTGCCTCCCCGCAAGCAGGGCAGCAACTCGGAATCAGGATGGTATTCCAAGAGCTGAGCCTTGTGCCCGACTTGACCGTTGCCGAAAACATTTCTCTGGGCAGAATGCCTAAGAATGGACTCTTCCTCGACCGTAAGCAAATGATTCGTCACGCAGTAGAGGCGCTGGCCACGATAGGCGAAGATCTAGACCCTAATGCGCTCATTGCAGACCTGACAATCAGCCAGCGACAACTCGTAGAGATCGCCAGGGTCATCAGTTCAGGCGCGGAGTTAGTTGCCTTGGACGAACCAACATCGTCTCTCACTGAACATGAAGCCCAGAAGCTCCTCACGATAATCAGAGCCCTAAAGGAAAAGGGAATTTCGGTTATTTACATTAGCCACCGGTTGCACGAAGTGCTTGAAATAGCTGATCGCGTCACAGTAATGCGTGACGGGAAATCGATTGACTGCCGACCAGCGACGGAAACGTCGCCTAGTGAACTTGTTCGCGTGATGGTCGGCCGGGACCTTGAGGACGTCTTCCCCAAGACAGTTGTTGAGATTGGCGACGTCGTTTTTCAGGCAAAGTCACTCACGAGTGCTGGTCGATTCTCAGACATAAGCGTGGAAGTACGAAGTGGAGAAATCGTTGGGCTCGCTGGACTGGTTGGGGCCGGTAGAACTGAGTTTGCGCGGGCGGTTTTCGGGCTAGATCATTTTGACTCCGGAAGTTGTCAGATAAACGGCATCGACGTGAGGCCACGCAATCCGGCGCAGGCCATTCGGCTCGGAATCGCGTATCTTCCAGAAGACCGGCGGCTACTGGGCATAGTCCCTCCGCTCACCATTCGGGAGAACCTGACCTTATCGAGCCTGCGAAAGGTATCAAGAGCTGGCCTCATAAAGAGGCGTGCAGAAAGCGTGGAGGGCACGCAGCTGGCTGAATATATGACGGTTTCCCCTCCGGCAATAGAGAGTCGAATTGACACCCTCAGTGGCGGAAATCAACAAAAGGTTGTTCTTGGAAGGTGGCTTGCCACAAACCCGTCGTTGCTCATACTCGACGAACCAACACGTGGTGTTGACGTTGGCGCAAAAGCGGAGATTCATCGAATAATCGGCAAACTCGCGAGCGAAGGCATGGCAATACTTATGATCTCGTCCGAATTGCCAGAAATCATCGCTGCTTCTGACCGGGTTTATGTGCTCCACGAAGGCGCGATTTCTGCAGAGCTCAGTCGAGAAGAAGCTACAGAGGAAAACATTATGGTCGCTGCGACCGGAGCGGCGGTGAACTGA
- a CDS encoding ABC transporter permease: protein MPQVTLDSEIGQRHSKSRGSIGFAIGVPLTVILLLVVGTTTSPEFLTVRNLLNVLTSISIVGIVAVGMSFVMISGGWADLSVPAVVATGAILALGMQSTFGTIGAILIALVACATAGLINGLIVGFIKVNPIVVTLGTNIIVLGAAQAFVGGDIVYNNDPIANAIVAGRVFGIPFIALVFLVVLLFAHIVLAHTVWGRWTIAAGGNYAAAAASGVPVKLVRCLAFVGTALAAGLSGCLLALSLQSARPVIGAGYEFDAITALVVGGVSLLGGAGSIPRVLGGLLIVQLIKNIMVLQGFPTTSQGLAEGLVIVFAVALDIKLRKRSGDL from the coding sequence ATGCCTCAAGTAACGCTAGATAGCGAGATTGGCCAGCGTCACAGCAAGTCTCGAGGAAGCATTGGATTCGCGATCGGGGTTCCGTTGACGGTAATCCTGCTTCTTGTCGTCGGCACGACGACATCTCCAGAGTTTTTGACTGTCCGCAACCTACTCAACGTTCTCACGTCAATTTCCATTGTCGGCATTGTTGCTGTGGGCATGTCCTTTGTCATGATCTCTGGAGGTTGGGCCGACCTTTCGGTTCCCGCGGTCGTTGCGACGGGAGCGATCCTTGCACTTGGCATGCAAAGCACATTTGGTACGATCGGTGCGATACTGATCGCACTGGTGGCCTGTGCAACCGCCGGCCTGATAAATGGTCTGATAGTTGGGTTCATAAAAGTGAACCCAATTGTCGTAACTTTAGGCACAAATATCATTGTGCTCGGGGCCGCGCAAGCATTCGTTGGCGGCGACATCGTCTACAACAATGACCCAATAGCCAACGCAATAGTCGCGGGAAGAGTTTTTGGAATTCCCTTCATCGCCCTCGTTTTCCTCGTTGTCTTGCTTTTCGCTCATATAGTTCTCGCTCACACTGTGTGGGGGCGGTGGACAATTGCGGCAGGCGGCAACTATGCAGCTGCTGCAGCCTCGGGCGTGCCAGTAAAACTAGTTCGGTGCCTGGCGTTCGTCGGCACAGCCTTAGCGGCGGGGCTGAGTGGGTGTTTGCTCGCACTTTCGTTGCAGAGCGCGCGCCCCGTAATTGGAGCCGGATACGAATTCGACGCGATAACAGCACTGGTGGTCGGCGGCGTGAGCCTGCTTGGCGGAGCTGGCAGCATACCCAGGGTGCTCGGTGGGCTTCTCATAGTTCAGCTCATAAAAAACATCATGGTGCTACAGGGATTCCCGACAACCTCACAAGGCCTTGCTGAGGGGCTCGTAATTGTCTTTGCCGTGGCACTCGACATCAAACTGCGGAAGAGATCGGGTGACCTGTAA
- a CDS encoding ABC transporter permease, translating into MAHIFTIGTALLKARLWVILTATLLYGAIFVPGFLSFRTLAFSFDRATTIGIAAVGMTVVLIAGQIDLSIGSVVALTGIVAIGLQPVLPAWIAFLFAILCGGLLGLVNGVLTVVFKINSMIATLATMLAISSVAFLVTNSLPVSGTDPFFGAAVTGNLVWLFTNRTAIFLVLILLLHVWLTRFPSGRNLFAVGSDIGAARDSGITASRILVGAFIFIGLCAGLSGALFSLQINTGSPVFGTTVLLATITAVVMGGTTLEGGRGSALGTLGGVITVTALTTAFEYASVPVYFQTIVIGTILIVLIVLDRALGRSPRRKASIPQVFAKLTGKPAA; encoded by the coding sequence ATGGCGCATATATTCACGATTGGGACTGCGCTTCTCAAGGCGCGACTTTGGGTAATCCTCACGGCGACACTCCTCTACGGAGCAATATTTGTTCCCGGATTTTTGTCGTTTCGTACGCTCGCCTTTAGCTTTGACCGAGCTACCACAATTGGAATTGCGGCAGTCGGGATGACAGTGGTTCTTATCGCCGGGCAGATCGATTTGTCGATCGGATCCGTAGTGGCCCTGACCGGAATCGTGGCCATTGGATTGCAGCCCGTTCTCCCCGCGTGGATTGCTTTCCTCTTCGCAATACTTTGTGGAGGTCTCCTTGGCCTTGTGAATGGCGTGCTTACAGTTGTTTTCAAAATCAACTCGATGATCGCGACGCTGGCGACAATGCTTGCAATTAGCTCCGTAGCTTTCTTGGTTACGAATTCGCTACCCGTTTCAGGGACAGACCCGTTTTTTGGCGCGGCCGTGACTGGGAACTTGGTATGGCTCTTTACCAATCGCACAGCAATTTTCCTAGTTCTAATCCTCCTTCTACATGTTTGGCTCACTCGGTTCCCGTCCGGGAGAAACCTGTTCGCCGTCGGCAGTGACATTGGGGCAGCTCGTGACAGTGGAATAACGGCTTCGCGGATACTCGTGGGCGCATTCATCTTTATCGGTTTGTGCGCAGGGTTGTCAGGCGCCTTGTTCTCACTTCAGATCAACACAGGGTCCCCAGTCTTTGGGACCACAGTGCTGCTGGCAACAATCACCGCAGTGGTAATGGGAGGCACAACCCTAGAGGGAGGCAGGGGGTCAGCACTGGGAACACTTGGCGGCGTTATCACTGTGACAGCTCTCACAACCGCATTCGAATATGCCAGCGTCCCCGTCTACTTCCAGACGATCGTAATTGGGACGATTCTTATCGTCCTGATTGTTCTCGATCGGGCACTGGGCCGATCGCCACGGCGGAAAGCCTCCATCCCGCAAGTCTTTGCAAAACTCACTGGAAAGCCAGCAGCGTAA
- a CDS encoding sugar ABC transporter substrate-binding protein: MKRTAKKIGLLAVAMTVGLAATSCAADTSGSTGNEGASGKTVCYITAAAAHPYVTPANEAIEKATTEAGVTLVEVSQEFDVQTGTDQLSTCVGRGVDGIILWPLDPDAYTSGLLKAQQAGIPVVAMNSPLGEDASKLVESFTGPDPYETGVLAAQLLNEELDGVGNIVVISGQAGNGTSVNTEAGFYAELEKLGSKIEVLQTVYANFDQQDALVASRDLITRFGDTIDGAFTIDDGMAHGFVDAWTESGSTKVPAVTGVNGQQDAFELIRSGMMTGTVLQSPVTDGEVAIATMIVLLEGKTVDSRIPIPLPVITNENIDEHQPAF; encoded by the coding sequence ATGAAAAGGACAGCAAAAAAAATCGGACTGCTAGCGGTCGCGATGACCGTTGGTCTTGCAGCAACTTCGTGTGCAGCTGACACTTCGGGGTCAACGGGAAATGAAGGCGCAAGCGGAAAGACCGTTTGCTACATCACCGCCGCAGCAGCCCACCCCTACGTAACTCCAGCCAATGAGGCTATTGAAAAAGCTACAACAGAGGCAGGCGTGACGCTGGTTGAGGTGAGCCAGGAGTTTGATGTTCAAACGGGAACTGACCAGCTCTCTACCTGTGTTGGACGCGGTGTTGACGGAATTATCCTGTGGCCGTTGGACCCAGATGCCTACACTTCGGGTCTTCTCAAGGCTCAACAAGCTGGGATTCCCGTCGTCGCGATGAATAGCCCTCTTGGTGAAGACGCATCGAAGCTAGTCGAATCGTTCACTGGCCCCGATCCTTATGAAACGGGTGTCCTTGCCGCACAGCTGCTCAATGAAGAACTCGACGGCGTTGGAAATATTGTTGTGATCTCAGGGCAGGCCGGAAACGGAACGTCGGTTAACACGGAAGCTGGCTTCTACGCCGAGCTAGAAAAGCTGGGATCAAAGATCGAGGTCCTCCAAACTGTGTACGCTAACTTCGATCAGCAGGATGCCCTTGTGGCGTCACGAGATCTCATCACGCGATTTGGAGACACGATCGACGGCGCATTCACCATCGACGATGGAATGGCGCACGGTTTTGTTGACGCGTGGACTGAAAGCGGCTCGACAAAGGTGCCTGCAGTAACCGGAGTTAACGGTCAACAGGATGCGTTCGAACTCATCAGAAGCGGCATGATGACGGGTACGGTTCTCCAGTCTCCAGTGACGGATGGGGAAGTAGCCATCGCCACGATGATTGTGTTGCTCGAAGGAAAGACGGTGGACAGCCGGATTCCGATTCCGCTGCCAGTGATCACCAACGAGAACATCGACGAGCACCAGCCAGCGTTCTAG
- a CDS encoding Gfo/Idh/MocA family oxidoreductase: MVKVALIGAGAVADLHAKSIVEVNGIEMVGVCDTDVELAANKAEKWGTRHYSNSVAVFNDDSVDAVLVLTHMDSHLELASNAISAGKHVFLEKPVSKSAEGIEALSAQAKAANLVCMPDHNYAYIPEFRRLKRIADRGDLGTIRSFHMNYVIPHDEELASRYTGILEEVMIHHSYLTLSILGKPDWVVAGVAKPGWKLHKAEDQAWMAWDYDSGASAHHFASFATDDLSNDPWTCIVKVLGTNGSAEVNWRTSMFNRKFGTHSFAWVAYEESFSEALSAFRDAVQEEVPFVSTLDDAATSARIIEKAYLAAKEHRSIPRIDPQGKAAW; encoded by the coding sequence ATGGTTAAAGTCGCCTTAATTGGAGCAGGTGCAGTTGCGGACCTCCACGCCAAATCAATTGTCGAGGTCAATGGCATCGAAATGGTCGGTGTCTGCGACACCGACGTTGAGTTGGCCGCGAACAAAGCCGAGAAATGGGGGACCAGGCACTATTCGAACTCAGTCGCCGTTTTCAACGATGATAGCGTCGATGCCGTCCTAGTGCTCACCCACATGGATAGCCACCTCGAGCTGGCCTCAAACGCCATTTCTGCAGGAAAACATGTTTTTCTGGAGAAGCCTGTTTCAAAAAGTGCGGAGGGAATTGAAGCACTGTCCGCACAAGCAAAAGCGGCCAATTTGGTATGCATGCCCGATCACAATTACGCGTATATCCCAGAGTTCAGGCGACTTAAACGGATCGCTGATCGCGGGGACCTAGGCACAATTCGTAGTTTCCATATGAACTACGTCATCCCCCACGATGAGGAGCTAGCAAGCCGCTATACGGGAATTCTGGAAGAGGTGATGATTCATCACAGCTATTTGACGCTATCAATCCTAGGGAAACCGGACTGGGTGGTAGCGGGGGTGGCGAAGCCAGGGTGGAAGCTGCACAAAGCAGAGGACCAAGCTTGGATGGCTTGGGACTACGATTCGGGCGCATCTGCTCACCATTTCGCATCATTCGCCACAGACGACCTGAGCAACGACCCCTGGACTTGCATAGTTAAGGTTCTGGGCACCAACGGGTCCGCAGAAGTCAACTGGCGAACTTCCATGTTCAACCGGAAGTTCGGCACACATTCCTTCGCTTGGGTCGCCTACGAGGAAAGCTTCTCAGAAGCCCTATCGGCTTTTAGGGACGCAGTGCAAGAGGAGGTGCCGTTTGTTTCAACTCTGGATGATGCTGCAACCTCCGCGCGAATAATTGAGAAAGCGTATCTCGCAGCCAAAGAACATCGCAGTATCCCTCGGATCGATCCTCAGGGCAAGGCGGCGTGGTGA